The following proteins are encoded in a genomic region of Flexivirga oryzae:
- a CDS encoding copper resistance CopC family protein — MTLRRVLLAAIAFLVAVCGVIAAAWAHDYLVSSNPTANGTVSAAPKTVTLTFNDIVLSKPAAPQVTVKGPNGRYYETGCGTVSDRVVTTPVALGPAGKYTVTWRIVSADGHPVSDSISFSYQGKATGATGAAAAKQCAATAASTEKSSGGGVPTAAIVALAIIVVVGVGGAAAILLTRGRDRQPDDVDDLDDDEE; from the coding sequence ATGACGCTCCGCCGTGTGCTCCTCGCCGCCATCGCGTTCCTGGTCGCGGTGTGTGGCGTCATAGCCGCTGCGTGGGCGCACGACTACCTGGTGAGCAGCAACCCGACGGCGAACGGCACCGTCTCGGCCGCCCCGAAGACGGTCACCCTGACCTTCAACGACATCGTCCTGAGCAAGCCGGCCGCGCCGCAGGTCACGGTCAAGGGCCCGAACGGCCGCTATTACGAGACCGGTTGCGGCACGGTGAGCGATCGGGTCGTGACGACCCCCGTCGCGCTCGGCCCGGCCGGGAAGTACACCGTGACCTGGCGGATCGTCTCCGCCGACGGGCACCCGGTGTCCGACAGCATCTCCTTCAGCTACCAGGGCAAGGCGACCGGCGCGACCGGCGCAGCGGCAGCCAAGCAGTGCGCCGCGACCGCTGCCAGCACCGAAAAGTCTTCCGGCGGAGGCGTTCCCACCGCCGCGATCGTCGCCTTGGCGATCATCGTCGTCGTGGGCGTCGGTGGTGCGGCAGCCATCCTGCTGACCCGCGGACGCGACCGGCAGCCGGACGACGTGGACGACCTCGACGACGACGAGGAATGA
- a CDS encoding YcnI family protein, giving the protein MSRNRLSLVRRGAAVAAVTGLLLAVPVAAQAHVTVNPNTAVAGSYATLVFKVPTEKADASTTKLEVDLPTDHPFTAVSYQPVAGWTAKVTTSKLAKPVKTEDGTVTEAPTKIVWTASKGAEIEPGQFQQFPVSVGVVPDVPSVSFKAIQTYSDGSVVKWVQPTKAGQPEPEHPAPVLTIGAAAPTSAAANDAPSVAAAPQPSNDSDSSSGIWFGVGGIAVGVVALLVALYAVTRRTR; this is encoded by the coding sequence ATGAGTCGTAATCGACTATCCCTCGTGCGTCGTGGCGCCGCCGTGGCCGCCGTCACCGGCCTGCTGCTGGCGGTCCCGGTCGCCGCGCAGGCCCACGTGACGGTCAACCCGAACACCGCGGTGGCCGGGTCCTACGCCACGCTGGTCTTCAAGGTGCCGACCGAGAAGGCGGACGCCTCCACGACCAAGCTCGAGGTCGACCTGCCGACCGATCACCCGTTCACCGCGGTGTCCTACCAGCCGGTCGCCGGCTGGACGGCGAAGGTCACCACGTCGAAGTTGGCGAAGCCGGTCAAGACCGAGGACGGCACCGTCACCGAGGCCCCGACCAAGATCGTCTGGACGGCGTCGAAGGGCGCCGAGATCGAACCCGGCCAGTTCCAGCAGTTCCCCGTGTCGGTCGGGGTCGTCCCCGACGTCCCATCGGTGAGTTTCAAGGCGATCCAGACCTATTCGGACGGCTCGGTCGTCAAGTGGGTGCAGCCGACCAAGGCTGGCCAGCCCGAGCCGGAGCACCCGGCGCCGGTGCTGACCATCGGCGCCGCCGCCCCCACGTCCGCTGCTGCGAACGACGCACCCTCGGTCGCCGCGGCACCGCAGCCGTCGAACGACAGCGATTCCAGCAGCGGGATCTGGTTCGGCGTCGGTGGCATCGCGGTGGGCGTGGTCGCGCTGCTGGTCGCGTTGTATGCCGTCACCCGGCGGACCCGGTGA
- a CDS encoding acyl-CoA dehydrogenase family protein: MTQTPLELFATDTLIGEDDRELRDAVRTFVEAQIKPHIADWYETGDIPGRELARQLGELGVLGMHLEGYGCAGTSATAYGLACMELEAADSGLRSLVSVQGSLAMFAIHHWGSEEQKNEWLPRMAAGEAIGCFGLTEPDFGSNPAGMRTRARRDGDDWVLTGNKMWITNGSIADVAVVWAQTDEAENGRGIRGFVVPTDTPGFSAPKIQHKVSLRASVTSELVLDEVRLPESAVFPEIRGLRGPLSCLDEARFGIVFGVLGAARDCLETTIAYAADRQIFDKALSSYQLTQAKLADMTLELGKGMLLALQLGWLKDEGTLKAQQVSLGKLNNVREAIAIARECRTILGAAGITLEFPVMRHANNLESVLTYEGTSEVHQLIIGQTLTGESAFR, from the coding sequence ATGACCCAGACACCACTGGAACTGTTCGCCACCGACACCCTGATCGGTGAGGACGACCGCGAGCTGCGCGACGCGGTGCGGACCTTCGTCGAGGCGCAGATCAAGCCGCACATCGCCGACTGGTACGAGACCGGCGACATTCCGGGCCGCGAACTCGCGCGCCAGCTGGGCGAACTCGGCGTGCTCGGCATGCACCTGGAGGGTTACGGGTGCGCCGGCACGTCGGCGACGGCATACGGGCTGGCCTGTATGGAGCTGGAGGCGGCCGACTCCGGGCTGCGCTCGCTGGTCTCGGTGCAGGGGTCCCTCGCGATGTTCGCGATCCACCACTGGGGCAGCGAGGAGCAGAAGAACGAGTGGCTCCCGCGGATGGCCGCCGGTGAGGCGATCGGCTGCTTCGGGCTGACCGAGCCCGACTTCGGGTCCAACCCGGCCGGGATGCGCACCCGGGCCCGCCGCGATGGCGACGACTGGGTGCTGACCGGCAACAAGATGTGGATCACCAACGGCTCGATCGCCGACGTCGCCGTCGTCTGGGCGCAGACCGACGAAGCCGAGAACGGCCGTGGCATCAGAGGTTTCGTGGTGCCGACCGACACACCCGGGTTCTCCGCACCGAAGATCCAGCACAAGGTCTCGCTGCGCGCATCGGTGACCAGTGAGCTGGTGCTGGACGAGGTGCGGCTGCCCGAATCGGCGGTGTTCCCGGAGATCCGCGGGCTGCGCGGGCCGCTGTCCTGCCTGGACGAGGCGCGTTTCGGGATCGTCTTCGGTGTCCTCGGCGCTGCCCGGGACTGCCTGGAGACGACGATCGCGTATGCCGCGGACCGGCAGATCTTCGACAAGGCGCTGTCGTCATACCAACTCACCCAGGCCAAGCTCGCCGACATGACGCTCGAGCTCGGCAAGGGCATGCTCCTCGCGTTGCAGCTCGGCTGGCTGAAGGACGAGGGAACGCTGAAGGCACAACAGGTTTCGCTCGGCAAGCTCAACAACGTGCGCGAAGCGATCGCGATCGCCCGCGAGTGCCGCACCATCCTCGGCGCCGCCGGCATCACCCTGGAGTTCCCGGTCATGCGGCACGCCAACAACCTGGAGTCGGTGCTGACCTACGAGGGCACCAGCGAGGTGCACCAGCTGATCATCGGGCAGACGCTGACCGGCGAGTCGGCCTTCCGCTGA
- a CDS encoding acyl-CoA dehydrogenase family protein gives MDFTLTEEQRSFRQVARDFLDAEVVPHRAEWDRRESVDTAIIPKLGELGFFGLTIPEEYGGLGGDYITYCIGMEELGRADSAVRGIVSVSMGLFGKIVLSHGTEEQKQRWLPGIASGQLLGCFGLTEPDNGSDPAHLKTRAVRRTSTGSAGSGSADAGWVINGSKIFITNGTWADVCVVFARTGDAGAKGISAFLVPTDTPGFERTEIHGKLGLRGQATAELTFTDVEVPADAMLGEEGDGFSIAMHSLDKGRVSVGAGCVGIIQGCLEAAVEYSTQRKQFGRQIASYQLVQDMIAEISTDCDAARMLTWRAADLIERGQQYGVEASKAKLFASEAAVRAANLAVQVFGGYGYIDEYPVQKYLRDARVMTLYQGTSQIQKLLIGRAETGVSAFL, from the coding sequence ATGGATTTCACACTGACCGAGGAGCAACGCTCCTTCCGCCAGGTTGCCCGCGACTTCCTCGACGCCGAGGTGGTGCCGCACCGCGCCGAGTGGGACCGGCGCGAGTCGGTGGACACCGCGATCATCCCCAAGCTCGGTGAGCTCGGCTTCTTCGGGCTGACCATCCCCGAGGAGTACGGCGGTCTCGGCGGCGACTACATCACCTACTGCATCGGAATGGAGGAGCTGGGCCGCGCCGACTCCGCGGTCCGCGGCATCGTCTCGGTGTCGATGGGGCTGTTCGGCAAGATCGTGCTGTCGCACGGCACCGAGGAGCAGAAGCAGCGCTGGCTGCCGGGTATCGCGAGCGGCCAACTGCTCGGCTGCTTCGGGCTCACCGAGCCGGACAACGGCTCGGACCCGGCGCACCTGAAGACCCGGGCCGTGCGGCGCACCTCGACAGGCTCGGCGGGCTCGGGCTCGGCGGACGCCGGCTGGGTGATCAACGGCAGCAAGATCTTCATCACCAACGGGACGTGGGCCGACGTGTGCGTCGTGTTCGCGCGCACCGGTGACGCCGGCGCCAAGGGGATCTCCGCGTTCCTGGTGCCGACCGACACCCCCGGCTTCGAGCGCACCGAGATCCACGGCAAGCTCGGTCTGCGCGGCCAGGCAACGGCCGAGCTGACCTTCACCGACGTGGAGGTCCCGGCCGACGCGATGCTCGGCGAGGAAGGTGACGGGTTCTCGATCGCGATGCATTCGCTGGACAAGGGCCGGGTCTCGGTCGGCGCCGGCTGCGTCGGCATCATCCAGGGCTGCCTGGAAGCTGCCGTCGAATACAGCACGCAGCGCAAGCAGTTCGGGCGGCAGATCGCGTCATACCAGCTCGTGCAGGACATGATCGCCGAGATCAGCACCGACTGCGACGCGGCACGCATGCTCACCTGGCGGGCCGCCGACCTGATCGAGCGCGGCCAGCAGTATGGCGTCGAGGCATCCAAGGCGAAGCTCTTCGCGTCCGAGGCGGCCGTCAGGGCGGCCAACCTCGCCGTCCAGGTCTTCGGCGGCTACGGCTACATCGACGAATATCCGGTGCAGAAGTACCTCCGGGACGCTCGGGTGATGACACTCTACCAAGGAACCAGTCAGATCCAGAAGCTGCTCATCGGGCGGGCCGAGACCGGCGTCTCTGCCTTCCTGTGA
- a CDS encoding enoyl-CoA hydratase/isomerase family protein has translation MSDFDTLELEVDDRIALVRINRPEVRNAINAQVQADLRAVLGRLREDDSVGVVVLTGAGDKAFAAGADIGQLRGYDLHTGLAAQMQRLYDEVEAFEKPTIAAVGGYALGGGCELAMACDIRIASDDARIRLPETTLSVLPGAGGTQRMARLVGVGRAIELILTGRMMTADEALRAGWATDVVPRAELLDRARHTAGQILAKGPLAVRLAKLVVRSGLDADQRTGLVIEQLAQSLLYTTEDKTEGAEAFLGKRDPQWRGR, from the coding sequence ATGAGTGACTTCGACACCCTCGAGCTGGAGGTCGACGACCGCATCGCGCTCGTGCGGATCAACCGTCCCGAGGTGCGCAACGCGATCAACGCCCAGGTCCAGGCCGACCTGCGGGCGGTCCTGGGCCGGCTGCGCGAGGACGACTCGGTCGGGGTCGTGGTCCTGACCGGTGCGGGTGACAAGGCGTTCGCGGCCGGTGCGGACATCGGTCAGCTGCGCGGCTACGACCTGCACACGGGCCTCGCGGCACAGATGCAGCGGCTCTATGACGAGGTCGAGGCGTTCGAGAAGCCGACGATCGCCGCGGTCGGCGGTTATGCGCTCGGTGGCGGGTGCGAGCTGGCCATGGCGTGCGACATCCGGATCGCCTCCGACGACGCCCGGATCAGGCTGCCGGAGACGACGTTGTCGGTGCTGCCCGGCGCGGGCGGCACCCAGCGGATGGCACGGCTGGTCGGCGTCGGCCGGGCGATCGAGCTGATCCTCACCGGCCGGATGATGACGGCCGACGAGGCGCTGCGGGCCGGCTGGGCCACCGATGTCGTGCCGCGCGCGGAGTTGCTCGACCGGGCGCGTCATACCGCCGGGCAGATCCTGGCCAAGGGGCCGCTCGCGGTGCGACTGGCGAAGCTGGTCGTGCGCAGCGGCCTGGACGCCGACCAGCGGACCGGGCTGGTGATCGAGCAGCTCGCACAGTCGCTGCTCTACACGACCGAAGACAAGACCGAAGGCGCGGAAGCCTTTCTGGGCAAACGCGATCCGCAGTGGCGCGGCCGCTGA
- a CDS encoding AMP-binding protein: protein MFETLLDDERIARETGAGYWTGRLITDFLDDYAQRTPDKIAFVDAHREITFAQLRVEVDRLAAGFLEHGIRSGDVVAFQLPNCIEWIVIHYALTRIGAISTPLIPIYREREVGFMVGLAKAAMIIVPKGFRGYDYPAMIERLRPQWGHDPQVVVVGEQSWDDLAGAGQPDADALTQHRPDADEVTLLIFTSGTTGEPKGVMHTHNTMCAANAPLPQRLGITSDSVIHMASTLAHLTGFLYGARLNVQNGATCVLQDVWDSSRFVELVEQYGITYTSAATPFLHDLLTAPNLAEHDTSSLVRFCCMGAPIPRVMVRQAKDELPQLSVLGGWGQTEEGLVTLGIPGDPEDKIIETDGYPWPGMEIRAVDPATGEPLPPNAEGALQVRGPFLFVGYAERLGLTRQQMRPADDGKGDWFDTGDLAYVDEDGYLRISGRTKDVIIRGGENIPVVYVENVLYEHPDLDLVALVAIPDDRLQERACACVVMRDGAEEITLTGMQEFLAAKGVAKQYWPEKLIVLDDFPKTPSGKIQKFQLRATAADDE, encoded by the coding sequence ATGTTCGAGACCCTGCTCGACGACGAGCGCATCGCCCGGGAGACCGGTGCGGGCTACTGGACCGGCCGGTTGATCACCGACTTCCTGGACGACTATGCGCAGCGCACCCCCGACAAGATCGCCTTCGTCGACGCCCACCGGGAGATCACGTTCGCACAGTTGCGGGTCGAGGTGGATCGGCTGGCCGCCGGATTCCTCGAGCACGGCATCCGCTCCGGCGACGTCGTCGCGTTCCAACTGCCGAACTGCATCGAATGGATCGTGATCCATTACGCGTTGACGCGGATCGGCGCGATCAGCACGCCGCTCATCCCGATCTACCGGGAGCGTGAGGTCGGCTTCATGGTCGGGCTCGCGAAGGCGGCGATGATCATCGTCCCCAAGGGGTTCCGCGGATACGACTACCCCGCGATGATCGAGCGGCTGCGTCCGCAATGGGGGCACGACCCACAGGTCGTCGTTGTCGGAGAGCAGTCCTGGGACGATCTCGCCGGTGCCGGGCAGCCGGACGCGGACGCGCTCACGCAGCACCGTCCCGACGCCGACGAGGTGACCCTGCTGATCTTCACCTCCGGCACCACCGGCGAACCCAAGGGCGTGATGCACACGCACAACACCATGTGCGCCGCGAACGCGCCGTTGCCGCAGCGGCTCGGGATCACCTCCGACAGCGTCATCCACATGGCGTCGACGCTGGCGCACCTGACGGGTTTCCTCTACGGCGCCCGCCTCAACGTCCAGAACGGTGCCACGTGTGTGCTCCAGGACGTCTGGGATTCCTCGCGATTCGTCGAGCTCGTCGAGCAGTACGGCATCACCTACACTTCGGCCGCGACGCCGTTCCTGCACGACCTGCTGACCGCTCCCAACCTGGCCGAGCACGACACCAGCTCACTGGTGCGGTTCTGCTGCATGGGTGCTCCGATTCCGCGCGTGATGGTGCGGCAGGCCAAGGACGAGCTGCCGCAGCTGTCGGTGCTCGGCGGTTGGGGACAGACCGAGGAGGGCCTGGTGACGCTCGGCATACCGGGCGATCCCGAGGACAAGATCATCGAAACCGACGGGTACCCCTGGCCGGGCATGGAGATCCGTGCGGTCGACCCGGCCACCGGTGAGCCGCTGCCGCCGAACGCCGAGGGCGCCCTGCAGGTCCGTGGCCCGTTCCTCTTCGTCGGGTATGCCGAGCGCCTCGGGCTGACCCGGCAGCAGATGCGTCCGGCCGACGACGGGAAGGGCGACTGGTTCGACACCGGCGACCTGGCGTACGTCGACGAGGACGGTTACCTGCGCATCTCCGGACGCACGAAGGACGTCATCATCCGCGGCGGCGAGAACATCCCGGTCGTGTATGTCGAGAACGTCCTCTACGAGCACCCGGACCTGGATCTGGTTGCGCTGGTGGCGATCCCGGACGATCGGCTGCAGGAGCGTGCGTGCGCGTGTGTGGTGATGCGCGACGGTGCCGAGGAGATCACCCTCACCGGCATGCAGGAGTTCCTCGCCGCCAAGGGCGTTGCCAAGCAGTACTGGCCGGAGAAGCTCATCGTGCTCGACGACTTCCCCAAGACGCCGAGCGGCAAGATCCAGAAGTTCCAGCTGCGCGCCACGGCGGCGGACGATGAGTGA
- a CDS encoding SDR family NAD(P)-dependent oxidoreductase produces MGKLDDKIAFVTGAGQGIGAGIATKLAAEGASVIVTDLNGDTAAQTAAGLGNDSIGLQVDVTDRESVRAAANHVIDKFGRIDVLVNNAGWDKVEPFLDSEPDTWDRVMAINLYGVFNTCKTILPLMVERESGSVVNLGSDAGRVGSTGEAVYSAAKGGVISFSKTLARELARASINVNCVCPGPTDTPLFASIGGEKLRGALQKAIPMRRLGRPEDLANLVAFLASDEAAFITGQTVSVSGGLTMS; encoded by the coding sequence ATGGGAAAGCTGGACGACAAGATCGCGTTCGTCACCGGTGCCGGTCAGGGCATCGGCGCGGGCATCGCCACCAAACTCGCCGCGGAGGGCGCGAGCGTGATCGTCACCGACCTCAACGGCGACACCGCGGCACAGACCGCTGCCGGTCTCGGCAACGACTCGATCGGGTTACAGGTCGACGTGACGGATCGTGAATCCGTCCGTGCCGCAGCCAATCACGTCATCGACAAGTTCGGACGCATCGACGTGTTGGTCAACAACGCCGGCTGGGACAAGGTGGAGCCGTTCCTCGACTCCGAGCCGGACACCTGGGACCGGGTGATGGCGATCAACCTCTACGGCGTCTTCAACACCTGCAAGACGATCCTGCCGCTCATGGTCGAGCGCGAGTCCGGCTCGGTCGTCAACCTCGGGTCCGATGCCGGGCGCGTCGGGTCGACCGGGGAAGCCGTCTACTCCGCGGCCAAGGGCGGTGTCATCTCCTTCAGCAAGACACTGGCCCGAGAGCTGGCTCGCGCGTCCATCAACGTCAACTGCGTCTGCCCGGGCCCGACCGACACACCGCTGTTCGCGTCGATCGGCGGCGAGAAGCTGCGCGGTGCGCTGCAGAAGGCCATCCCGATGCGCCGGCTGGGCCGCCCGGAGGACCTGGCCAACCTCGTCGCATTCCTCGCCTCCGACGAGGCGGCATTCATCACCGGACAGACCGTCAGCGTCAGCGGCGGCCTCACGATGAGCTGA
- a CDS encoding acyl-CoA dehydrogenase family protein has protein sequence MHYGFDEVEETFAGEIGRWAQKVLAPHYQSDDKAATFRRQQALDMAQMGLTSLRIPEEYGGQDASAVIAGIAAEQVGRADFNAGYLIINTALISDILVRNCTDEQKQAWLPGIADGTTVPCIMITEPGAGTDAAALALKATPDTSTSSANAGGTSSANAGGTSSATATSSANSGGTSSADTGWRLDGEKTSITLGMAADHAVVLARTGGPGARGVSAFWVDLSDPGITRSAFDDLGSRAIGRASIHFDGVRVGPDDLIGAEGAGFVSVMQGFDYSRAIIGLLCLGAAEESLDEAAQWARDRKAFDRPIGTYQGVSFPLAECATYITGAKHVCYESLWRNDNGLEHNAEAAMAKFWAPKLAVDVIHQCLLTLGHVGYSTEHKVGQRLRDVIGLEIGDGTAQVSKLVISRNLLGREYAP, from the coding sequence ATGCACTACGGCTTCGACGAGGTCGAGGAGACCTTCGCGGGTGAGATCGGCCGGTGGGCCCAGAAGGTCCTCGCGCCGCACTACCAGTCCGACGACAAGGCAGCGACCTTCCGTCGCCAGCAGGCGCTCGACATGGCGCAGATGGGGCTCACCAGCCTGCGGATCCCCGAGGAGTATGGCGGGCAGGACGCCTCCGCCGTCATCGCGGGCATCGCCGCCGAGCAGGTCGGCCGGGCCGATTTCAACGCCGGGTATCTCATCATCAACACGGCGCTGATCAGCGACATCCTGGTCCGCAACTGCACCGACGAGCAGAAACAGGCGTGGTTGCCCGGCATCGCCGACGGCACCACCGTTCCGTGCATCATGATCACCGAGCCGGGCGCCGGCACCGACGCAGCGGCGTTGGCGCTCAAGGCGACCCCGGACACCTCGACAAGCTCGGCGAACGCCGGGGGGACAAGCTCGGCGAACGCCGGGGGGACAAGCTCGGCGACCGCGACAAGCTCGGCGAACTCCGGGGGGACAAGCTCGGCGGACACGGGTTGGCGGCTGGACGGCGAGAAGACCTCCATCACCCTTGGTATGGCGGCCGACCACGCCGTCGTGCTGGCCCGCACCGGCGGCCCCGGTGCACGCGGCGTCAGCGCGTTCTGGGTCGACCTGTCCGACCCGGGCATCACCCGATCGGCGTTCGACGATCTGGGCAGCCGGGCCATCGGCAGGGCATCGATCCACTTCGACGGCGTGCGGGTCGGTCCCGACGACCTCATCGGTGCCGAGGGCGCCGGATTCGTCTCGGTCATGCAGGGTTTCGACTACTCGCGAGCGATCATCGGTCTGCTGTGCCTGGGCGCCGCCGAGGAGTCGCTGGATGAGGCGGCCCAGTGGGCGCGCGACCGCAAGGCGTTCGATCGGCCGATCGGCACCTACCAGGGCGTGTCGTTCCCGCTGGCCGAATGCGCGACCTACATCACGGGTGCGAAACACGTGTGTTACGAGTCGCTTTGGCGCAATGACAACGGATTGGAGCACAACGCCGAAGCGGCGATGGCGAAGTTCTGGGCGCCGAAGCTGGCAGTTGACGTCATACATCAGTGCCTGCTGACCCTCGGACACGTCGGCTATTCGACCGAGCACAAGGTCGGGCAGCGTCTGCGTGACGTCATCGGGCTGGAGATCGGCGACGGCACCGCGCAGGTCTCGAAGCTCGTCATCTCCCGAAATCTGCTGGGCCGCGAATACGCGCCCTGA
- a CDS encoding enoyl-CoA hydratase/isomerase family protein, translated as MDFQNYEQLTFARHDNGVLLITMNRPEKYNATDEQMHGEIARVFRDVSDDPETRVAVITGAGKAFSAGGDLAMVERMAGNHERVDHMLREMSDMVYNIVNCEKPIVAAINGVSVGAGTVVGILSDISIMAEDAKLGDGHVKLGVAAGDHAAIIWPLLCGMAKARYYLMTGDMLTGAEAERIGLISKAVPRDEVLDEAMRVAQVMATGAQQAIRLTKRTLNSWVRQAAPIFDQSAAYEMLCFMAPDVVEGYTALREKRAPAFPSAS; from the coding sequence GTGGACTTCCAGAACTATGAGCAGTTGACCTTCGCCCGGCACGACAACGGTGTCCTGCTGATCACTATGAACCGACCGGAGAAGTACAACGCGACCGACGAGCAGATGCACGGTGAGATCGCGCGCGTCTTCCGCGACGTGTCCGACGACCCGGAGACGCGGGTCGCCGTCATCACCGGTGCGGGCAAGGCGTTCAGCGCCGGTGGCGACCTCGCGATGGTGGAGCGGATGGCCGGCAACCACGAGCGCGTCGACCACATGCTGCGCGAGATGAGCGACATGGTCTACAACATCGTCAACTGCGAGAAGCCGATCGTCGCCGCGATCAACGGCGTCTCGGTCGGTGCCGGCACCGTTGTCGGGATCCTGTCGGACATCTCGATCATGGCCGAGGACGCCAAGCTCGGCGACGGTCACGTCAAACTCGGCGTCGCCGCCGGCGACCACGCCGCGATCATCTGGCCGCTGCTGTGCGGCATGGCCAAGGCCCGCTACTACCTGATGACCGGCGACATGCTCACCGGGGCGGAGGCGGAGCGGATCGGCCTGATCAGCAAGGCGGTTCCGCGGGACGAGGTCCTCGACGAGGCGATGCGCGTCGCCCAGGTGATGGCCACCGGTGCGCAGCAGGCGATCCGGCTCACCAAGCGGACGCTGAACAGCTGGGTCCGTCAGGCCGCGCCGATCTTCGACCAGTCCGCCGCCTACGAGATGCTCTGCTTCATGGCGCCCGACGTGGTCGAGGGCTACACGGCACTGCGCGAGAAGCGCGCCCCCGCCTTCCCGTCGGCAAGCTGA
- a CDS encoding TetR/AcrR family transcriptional regulator, with product MTQTESIDHPQQAARRALVEHRSRQLLDAAATLMEREGSEAVSMQALATEAGVSVGLIYRYFGSKEDVLYAVIVDVLDALATALPAALEDAPQDPVRRLAATFTAYCTVIDSHRHSTLLTYRESKSLDAERRERIKDLELETAQPLMGSLRDGVSEGLLVTDDAELVAYDLILMAHAWALKSWYFTKTRDLESYISSQLALALRGIVAPKHRSRYADLLH from the coding sequence ATGACACAGACCGAGTCGATCGACCACCCGCAGCAGGCAGCGCGGCGGGCGCTGGTCGAGCACCGCTCGCGGCAGCTGCTCGACGCTGCCGCCACATTGATGGAACGTGAAGGCTCAGAGGCGGTTTCGATGCAGGCGCTGGCCACCGAGGCAGGGGTCAGCGTCGGGCTGATCTACCGCTACTTCGGCAGCAAGGAGGACGTCCTGTATGCCGTCATCGTCGACGTACTGGACGCCCTGGCCACTGCGTTACCGGCCGCGCTCGAGGACGCCCCGCAGGACCCGGTGCGCCGCCTGGCGGCCACCTTCACGGCATACTGCACGGTCATCGACAGTCACCGGCACTCCACGTTGTTGACCTACCGCGAGTCCAAGTCGCTGGACGCCGAGCGCCGGGAGCGGATCAAGGACTTGGAGCTGGAGACCGCGCAGCCGCTGATGGGCAGCCTGCGGGACGGGGTCTCCGAGGGGCTGCTGGTCACCGACGACGCCGAACTGGTCGCCTACGACCTGATCCTGATGGCGCACGCGTGGGCGCTGAAGTCGTGGTACTTCACCAAGACGCGGGACCTGGAGTCCTACATCTCCTCGCAGCTGGCGCTCGCGCTGCGCGGCATCGTTGCTCCCAAGCACCGGTCGCGGTACGCCGACCTGCTCCACTGA
- a CDS encoding GntR family transcriptional regulator, producing MSEHVQPLQKGLLREDVTNALRAAIISGELLPGVLYSAPSLAERFGVSATPVREAMLDLAREGLVVTVRNKGYRVTEIGDEQLDEITELRLLVEPPLVARAAGRVPEADFPELRRMADAIVRGAERSDLIDYTESDRIFHLRLLEYAGNRRATGLISELRAHTRLYGLTAIIEDGQLVESAAEHHAILDAIEQRDKRLVTRLMKRHIAQTRGRWAGRAPADAQNGE from the coding sequence ATGTCAGAGCACGTGCAGCCGCTGCAGAAGGGCCTGCTCCGCGAGGACGTCACCAACGCCCTGCGCGCCGCGATCATCAGCGGCGAGCTGCTGCCCGGCGTGCTCTACTCCGCGCCGTCGCTCGCCGAGCGCTTCGGGGTCTCGGCCACGCCGGTGCGTGAGGCGATGCTCGATCTGGCCCGCGAGGGCCTCGTGGTCACGGTGCGCAACAAGGGCTACCGCGTCACCGAGATCGGCGACGAGCAGCTGGACGAGATCACCGAGCTGCGGCTGCTCGTCGAGCCGCCGCTCGTGGCTCGCGCGGCCGGGCGGGTGCCCGAGGCCGACTTTCCGGAGCTGCGACGCATGGCCGACGCCATCGTCCGCGGCGCCGAGCGCAGCGACCTCATCGACTACACCGAGAGCGACCGGATCTTCCACCTGCGGTTGCTGGAGTATGCCGGCAACCGGCGCGCGACCGGGCTCATCTCCGAATTACGCGCGCACACAAGGCTTTACGGCCTGACAGCGATCATCGAGGATGGGCAACTCGTCGAGAGCGCGGCTGAACACCACGCGATCCTGGACGCCATTGAGCAGCGGGACAAGCGCCTGGTGACGCGGCTGATGAAGCGGCACATCGCCCAGACCCGCGGCCGCTGGGCCGGGCGCGCGCCCGCTGACGCTCAGAACGGCGAATGA